Genomic window (Macrobrachium nipponense isolate FS-2020 chromosome 35, ASM1510439v2, whole genome shotgun sequence):
AAGAAACTCTTCCAGGCATTAAGACTTTTGTATcatgcaagtgtgtgtgtatatattatataatatatatatataatatatatatatatacatatatatatatatattatatatatatatatatatatataatatatatatatatatatttgagaaaacAATCAATTCCTTTATCTTTTCCTTTATAAAAGAGCACAGCCTTCGTGAATCCAGGTAGAAAAATCAACCAACAATGGTTTAGCATTTCGATGAGAAACAGAAATTGCAAAATAAATCTCCCGGAAATTTTCTATGGAAATACTTGTCCCTCGAGCCCTGTCCTGCCTTGCGGAAAACAATGGGAAATGAGAAATTGAAttttaaattcctctctctctctctctctctcgagcttttCGAATGTCCAAAAAATCATGGGTCTTCCGTTTCCTTTTATTGTTATGACAATTGCCTCCGACGTTGGTTTAACAGAATTCTCCAAGACGATTCTGAAGAAGGTTATCCTTCCGTAAAGATTGAAACGTAATCTTGTTGCTccccttcttcttattattattagtattataccattcaaaagataaaCCTTgttcctatggaacaagcccttAGGGGGGCAACTGACTTGAGATTCAGGCTTCTGGTGGATGTGGAAATGAGCCATTATGAAGCTCAAAAACCAAGAGAGTGAGTTAGTCATtacccggtaaaaaaaaaaatgtttaattccCTGTAAATAAACCACCTTTGTGCATAAAGACGCAGATTCTAAACGCAGTAGGCCACTTCGTTTATGATAGAAACGTTTGTGGCCAAGCACATTATACTGTACCACTTTTACTTACGGCGACATCTACTACTATGCTTAAGACAGTCATATTCCCTTCATGACAGAAAACATTTGTAATGACATCTGCAAATGCCTCATTAGCGCCTGGAGAGCAGAGTTATTAGAGTCGTTCCTCAGGCCCAACTCTGTCTTCCTCCTAAGGCATAAATTGGTACATGGTATTTATATTGATTAATGGGGCAGGCTCCAGCTTCACTATTGCCGTAGAAATCTGCTGCTTGTCTATCACGTCGTCACTACTACCAATAAaaaccactattattattattattattattattattattattattattattattattattattattattattatttcaggtaCAGCTATAAATAGCTGAAAACGCGCTGTAGCTTTCATAAATTTGTCTTTTATCGAAGAGTTAATAATATAACCTTACTAGAAAGTATTTTTCATAAGttaagaagagataaaaaaacaggatagattttacattcttttttcctatttctctctctctctactttcttaTCGTAAGTTCCCGTTGATAAATACGTATAACTGAGGAAGTGTGcactttaaggaaaataaaacatcaaagtAATTATGTACCAAAGAGTGACATGTATTGTAACTGTAACACACCCTTCCTGCACCAACGCGTCTCGATTCGACGAAAACAGTAAATTCCGTATCTTTGCAGCCGGAACAATACTGACTTCATTTCGGTCGCTTGATTCTGCGTCTCTGAATTATCTTATTCTCTCTGACCTAGTTATGAGGCAGCCATAAACTTAGATTACTTTCTCGCCTTAGAATGACTGGAGAAAATATGAAGGCTGCCTGAGCAACATAATaagttttattgtgtttttacgagatcgtaaacatttttctcttcatAACGACGACACTGAATTATGTCATTACGTCATGACCCAAATGCGACGTCGGCTTGGAGAGTAACGTCTGAGAGTAACGTAATACAGGGCTTTTTCCTCCTGATGTACCGCAGGAAATGATCTACTAACTGCACGTTTAGAATTGGATGCTAGTTTCACTCTATACTATAATCTACTAACTGTATGCTGAAAACTTCAGGATACATGTTCTGCAGAATAAAATACCTCACCTTTCCTGAGGTTGCACATGATTATATATTCTTAACGATGCGTTCATCAAAGTTTACTGCAAAAGGTCATTTAATTTATTCAGCGTAACATATGAATTCTAAGAGACTGGAATTTTGGGAGGTGGCTCCAGGAGCAGAGGACCTTCCAGTTTCCAGGAAATTTCAAGAGATGAGGCTGTTGGTCCTACGTCTTTTATTGACCCCAAATAAACCTGGGTGCTTTCATAGATTGGTCGACTGAAAGGCGGCAGGCAGGAGAACAAACCACTTCATGATAAACTTCTGCATGTTCGGATATTGCTTATTTTTCTTCATCCTAAATTAGCTACTGGTTAAGCTGGTTGCATTTTAATGAATTGAAGTTTAGATGTGACTAGCCCTGATCGTCGTTAAATTCATCCCTAATCGCTTTCGTTagagaagcgcctcagcggcgtggttggtatggtattagcgtcccacctcggtggtcgcgggttcgattctcggccattccactgaggagtgagagatgtgtatttctggtgatagaagttcactctcgacgtggttcggaagtcacgtaaagccgttggtcccattgctgaataaccactggttccatgcaacgtaaaagcaccatacaaacaaacaaacaaagctttCGTGAGATGTCTCATCAGATTCACCCTTCGTACCGTATCATATTACTCTCAACAGCGTcaaactataaatataatttccccAATGAATGTTGATAAACATATTATCGTTGAGGTACTTGTACCTCATTAACAGTTAATACGATCACTGGAAAACGTTTTTGGAAGCAAGATGGGTCAATTTACACGCCGTTGTCATATCTCTAGCGTCTAACGTTCAGGGCAAAAATGAGGTAAAGTCCCAACCTACGAAATCTCTTTCATGGAGCTCAACATTCTGGTTTTATATTCACCTTTAAAAGGGAAAAGGTAATTCCTACCGCCGGCTACAAACGAGAGGCAATTACCATGAATTTCACTCATTAAATGATCGTATTATGTAAAGTAATAAGGCCAAACAGCCAATTATCTCTGAGAGCAAAGACCTAAATCTCGTATTATATTAACGGTAGCTGCATCACATCTCGTGCCAGAATTACGTTACGCTGCAAATCTGAATGGGATTATGATTGGTCAATAAGGAAGTGAAAATGATAGGCCACGTATATTATGAAAGGAAGTTGAGTTTGATGGACGTATAGCAGTCATTGCTGAATGAATGACATATAAACGCAAATACGTACGCACACACATAGTGtgttatatctatactatatatatctaatattatataatagatatattaatatatcttaataGTATAGCTATATAGTTGGCTTTTCCCGTTAGACATTATCACAAACATCTGCCAAAATTAGGCCATATGCAAAAGATATAGTTGGTGACTGCTCCCCCTGACCTCTGCATTAAAGAGAAATCTGCCAAAAACCAGGGCAACGAGGCCTACGGATAAGCTCTAAAGAACCATGGAGCTCTGCCAGGAAGAGGAACATTCGGAAtaacaataagtaaaaaaagtggTCCCTGTCAGACTCCATATCTGTCGGGAAAATAGatgctaaagtagattcacatcaaccttgcatttgatgtccaggcctagtcccttacgacgctcctgtttggctgttaataagccagtcacagggcaggTAGCTCTCAGtccctctctcgagagttctcataggcaggatgtatgttccacctttcctgagggatacttttgaaagacgtatccctcagggtaagtggaacatagatcctacccatgtgaactttcgagggagactgagtttccaaccctgtgattgtcttaccaagagccaatcaggagcgtcgtaagacatcaaatgcacggttgatgtgaatctactatagtcgcaTCCCGCTGAATGACGAAAATCACTATTCTTATAGAGAAGTTGAGtggaattacgagagagagagagagagagagaattaagagtTTCTGATGAATGTCTATTGTTACTTCAGTGATTGCTGTTGTTTACATTGAGCGGCCAAGTAAGTTGCATTTTCATTCgcctataaattatataaattttctaaattacatataaattcattttaatttatgaaCGCTCTTTCGAATTCTAAAAACAGAAATGATTGTTGTCCCAAAATGCGTGGGGCGAAGTTTGTGAAGCTCTCCTGTTGTTCATTGTGATACATTAATAGCCAaagttttctacattttcattcttctaTAAATTACGTGCTTGCATGATATCTTGGATTATTTAATCATTCAGAGATTTAATGTTATTTGCCGTATAAAAATTTTTCAGTCGTTTATTATGTTTTTGGTAGGTAacatatagtgtatacatatatacttaaattccccttcagttaacatctatgcaaatataataattctgaggtagagcgaattagatattaaaagacatttgtagcttaatgcgtatttatgaatcacggtgatttgataagactcatacatatatatatatatatatatatatatatatattatatatatatatatatatatatatatatatgagtcatatcacattaccgcccTGATTCATAtgaatacatcgagctacaaatgtcctttaatatctaattcgctccacctcggaattaatatattttcatagatgttaatcgaaagggaattttttagacgataagaaatttgttggctcacgggcgcgaaccatcgaacccaacaaattcaggacgcacggtgaagctttaaaccacaccgcttCCTAATAATCCATCATCCatgaacatatttatatatttctttattataaacGTCATATTTCATATTTACCCTAAGTACCATATGAATCTGTTTACGAAGGCTCTCTTGAGCGTCTCGAAACAGAAGTGAACTTCCAAAACAAGTTTGGTTCCTCCGGAATTCTATCTCTCCCTTCAGAACGAATTTTGACAAATTGGTGTTCTTCTTCGTGGAACCGACTGCGACGTTGGGGCTCTGTAAGGAGGACTCCCCTTCGGTTGCTATTAAAGCCCTGAAGAAGAGAATCCTCGTAAGGGAGGACGACAGAAGAGCGAGAACGGAGCGCATCCTGACCTTTTAGATTCGCGACTCAAGGCCAGCTGGGTggtctaagaaaaaataaaaaaaacaaataccgaaAACAAGGTGTTGACCTTCGGAGGTTAATACTTTTAGAATTTTCaagacactgacacacacacacatgctctctctctctctctctctctgtttctctctctctctctctctctctctcgctctctctctctctcatgtaatatGTTTTTTGCGTCTAAGTATCTTTCTCTCaatgaaattacaatatatatatatatttatatatatatatatatatatatatatatatatagttacctgataaatatttataatttatttagtattcagtaatgtaaaattctctctctctctctctctctctctctctctctctctctcatgtacacacacacacacacacacacacacacacacacacacacatatatatatatatatatatatatataatatatatatatatatacctgataaatatttattatttatttagtattcagTAATGtaaaattctccctctctctctctctctctctcactctctctctctctcatgtatcacacacacacacacacacacacacacacatatatatatatatatatatatatatatatatatatatatatatatatactgtatatatatgtatattatataccttgataaatatttatgatttatttttattcaataatataaaatactctctctctctctctctctctctctctctctctctctctctctctctcatcagcaacaaggataaagaAAGGAGAAATGCTGCTGCGTTTATGTAGCTttgcctttgttttgttttgcttttatttttgtcttgaaGAAAATAATGCCCCATTCCGTCGCTGAATTCAGGAAATTGAAGTCGTTAATTATTCACTTTGACTGAGACCGAATGTAATTTTCCTCTACTCCTAATATTAAATTTGGGGTCGAGCGCGAAACTAATTCACTCATGAAATTCGAGATTTATTCCATTTCTTGACAATTCGCAAATTGCAGTAGCAGACAGAGAGGGAATATGTGTGAGTCGAGAGAGAGGGGAACTCTAAACAGGCAGGCTGTTTATTTGTATTGctatttgcatatacatatatttacattatttatatatatatattatatatatatatatatatatatatatattatacatatatatatatatatatattatatatatatatataaattggtgtgttagtgaattacatgatgTATCAGCTTCTTCAGCTTAGAGACAGAACACACTTAGAGATAGCCTTTGTGAACGAAGGAATttaatgtgtgtgcatttttgggCTGGTGGCTGTTCGTACTGTAACCATGGGCGATCTTGGGGTGGGGCAGATGTGTGCATCCGTTTGTGCATGAGCAATGACGGGTCAAGCCGCCCGATGCACTTAAGAGAAGGGACATTTCTCTGAGATAAAGAAAGGCGGTTCAGAGGACATCAAGTGTTGGTGTAAACCCATCAAataaggtatggcacatatttaaatgacgtagaaacagttgcctttgaaaagagagaagtatgaactGTTTAGATTCATTTAACATTGTGTTTTGtgggtaacataatgaatatatctctttgttacagatgggtcccaTATCATGGTTCTAGAAACAGGATTCTTTAAACCTGACTATtaaaatgtagcagttgacaatttgagacttatggagtgattacttaggctaatccaggagagtggaatgataatttacagttctctGTGGGGCAGACTTGGTTTTTAAAAccatgacttgttaatcattttgttttatagtcgatttttttaaacctggcaaacttacacttaacttgcacttagctgcttgtcgctgattggatgaatgtcgtgttgtccgaatctctctgttttgttttcacattgtttcagaattgtgattatacggccatagattgagataagagccaaatgatGTAATGTTATGtgaataccagttgtaataaacttaattattaaaaacttacataccaaattattatataatagttaacagttatgaaaaaaaactctccgaagctgtagacttgaaatatgtttcaaacgcatgaactttaatgtttaaatttctagctagatttttagagcaatcgtgccattggtggtttggaaaaaagcaaagcgtatttattgtacattgctgaaggttgtataatgcctaagaacaaaatactatcgtagaaaatgtgagcttgccgaaacatttggggtggaggagttgagaaaggaacagccggcgagttgtcgtctgctgcacacaccgccatcatcaatcagcttagaatcggctatcgagcagttggctcactgtcgtcgatttcacctatttcagccatggccacaagagacgatatggaacaaagcagagatgaaggcgcTTCAAACACCAGtcatatacatgctgctggcagtaggcttaccagtcagtgccgtaatgtaataatgaatgtttttcaatttttcacttcacagggccctagcaagacaatgaaagaaatcattaaggcgacagcaacagcaactcaagttttgaaatgcaaaaaatgaacattatgatatataaacatctttattattttatgaaggcaagaacaccacaacccgcatttgaacctcccgctgagagtacgtcaactttctaTCAACCCCGAGgatgttcctcccacaactcctccaccccaaattttctgacaagcttacatttctacgatagtattttgttcttaggcgttatacaacatcagcaatgtacaatgaatatgttttttttcaaacaaccaatggcatgattgcactaaaaatctagctagaaatttaaacattaaagttcatgcattcgaaacatatttcaagtctacagcttcggagagtgttgtttcataactgttaactataaTATCATAATTTGTTATGtaagttcttaatacttaagtttattacaactggtatttacataacattacatcatttggctcttatctcaatctatggccgtataatcacaattctgaaacaatgtgaaaacaaaacagagagattcggacaacacgacattcatccaatcagcgacaagcagctaagtgcaagttaagtgcaagtttgacaggtttaaaaaaattgactatattttatgtttatctgttttgggtaataaatagcatatttttgtatttatgtgagcttattagcctagttgacaatgtttgcagagagagggcGCCTGCTACcgacaggtaagagttgtcatttgtgtagtttcgttggggggggggggtgggtggggttttttatatatatatatatatattatatatatatatatagatatatatatatatatatatcatatattagcaccactttattattttcttatactaTTTATCTATGTTagcatcaacaaaaaaaaaatctaaaactaaaaataaattgaataaaatgaaaagaggacataaacacacacacactacaaacaCAAATCAGGACCCCAATTACGAGAGAGAATGCGTTTGGTGTTTCAGTTCCATGAAATATGacgtttataaaataattattcgaAATTATtgaaaaaggtaaatatgtaaattcaatccatgtatatatatacatggattgAATTTTTGTCATTTCGCCTCCTAATACTCCATCATCCATGAACATGTttacatttttcaataatttcgaataattatttcataaacgTCATATTTCATGGAACTGAAACACCAAACGCATTCTCTCTCGTAATTGGGGTCtgatttgtgtgtatgtgtgtttgtttatgtaaatttgctttagcaataaaaagaaatacgATGTATATTTTGGTTTTCGGGGAATTGAGGTTGGGGGTGACATAGATTATGTACtgttgttattttgtttgtttttttctaaatttttaggttttttttgctGATGCTAACATAGATAAAtggtataagaaaataataaagtgttgctaatatattttattttacatttcatgatATTATCCAGATATCTCTCTCCATCTCTGAGCCTTTTCActgagaattatatataaaaaattccaaCAAAATTACTCCATATCACCTGAAGGTACTTTACATAATGGTTGCAAGTGTATTAGTTCAGGAACCTCAAATCTAGAGAGTTTAGTAAACGTGTTCTTATCTTTCTTCTCAAAGTTGCCATTGGCATCTCtaaaattgccccccccccccctcatctctctctctctctctctctcttctctctctctctctctctctctctctctctccttgactgcTGATAAGAGCTTTATCCTTAAAGCTACTCCTAATCTCTCTAGCAGAGGGGAGAGCGCCAACAAAACACTTTTCTCTTAAAAGGTTCCTTTTACTAACTTCCGCTGTAGATGCCGAGTCCGCCGTACagaggctaattttaaaatgtcaTATCCTTTTCGTTCTTTTTCCTTATcttggccattttttttattcctaattaatcacttttatatatatatatagcctatttaTCAGGCTATTTATTAACTGTTTGCTATGTTTTTGTCTCGCAcgaaatatttaacattttttggtATCTTACTCCTTCCTAGGAAAGGTTTTAGAACAtttttggcagtttttttttttaaccacttttaTATCTATCGCTTTCTTGGTACATTTATTCAAATCTCCTTCATTCTAAGgagaaaagggggggaaaaaaagaaaaaacagagcaTCCCATTGGAGCTTTGCCAAGCGATGCCAAATCCGCCTCCATATCAGTCGCTGAACTAAACTGGAGTAACTTCACGCTGAAATAAATACGAAAAtgggattttctttctcttttttaagattttgattcacattttttttatttattaatcttgtTCTTCCTTGACAGTGCAGTTGCGTAGATTGTGCTTTTATTAGATCGGTGTATTTccgcagagcgagagagagagagagagagagagagagagagagagagagagagagagagagagagagagagcattaattaAGGCCATAAGgccatattgatatattttaaaaaataaatgctctTGGAGGAGTGtttgccacgagagagagagagagagagagagagagagagagagagagagagagagagagggtggataagGAAATATACTGTCCTCTTTCCAAAGCTTGATACAATTACTACAGACAATGAGAGAAAAGGGCTTCTCCTTTATCAATCGCTGTCCGCGTTTCTTGagagaaaataagagataaactaagaaaataagtcagctctctacacacacacactcatacacactttatatatataattatatatatatatatatatatatatatatatattatatatatatattatatatatatatatatatatatatgtgtgtgtgtgtgtgtgtgtataaaataaataaagataaattttatctttatttatggatttatcacgttcctaactttcgtgatttagttatacatatgtatatatatatatattatatatagtatatataaatatatatatagatatactaatatataatatatattctcacaATTCTATCCCTCCCATTTTCTCTGACTACACACCCAGATGTTCTCTTGTTCTATTATTATCTTAGAATGTTagcaaccaaataaaaaaaaacctttaaagcTATATTTCAAGAATTCTAAAGGCATCATTAAGTTTTCTAACCTTTACGATCACAAATCCAATATTACCAGGCTATTTACAAGTCTATTTCAGTCGGTCGTTAAGGTGACTTAAAAtcattatataccaaaatatttCCGGACTTTCATTCCTCAgagtaaaatgttaatttttcaattaaaaaaaatattgccgtTACATCCAGCCACCTTCGTTTTTTATGGATTCTGACTGTAttgtactttatttatttattgtttattttatttttaaaaagggaTTCCGTCTATTCCGTAATCTGATTAGTTGGTATTTCACATTTCCTAGGATGTTAATATGAATGGAATGTGTAATTGGACGGTTTTTCCACAAGAATATTTTAGGTATTTATGTCACTAACTCATATTCTGCGTCATTCAAACTAGAATACAGCCGAGGTACAAAAATGCAACACTATTTGCCACTTTAATGGTTACATACAGAGTAAAATTTtccataataaattaaataaataacattcataTACAATATTGAAGTGTCATGAAAATATGTCGAATTTCACGAAATGCAataattattttggtgttttattttattttattttattcatttatgtatttatttactttttcggATATGTCAATGTTAAACACCAGAATTTTAGACTAAATTACGTCATCATATGTCACTTCAGCTTTCGATGAGGTTTCAGAAGTTGTATTTGACAGACACATTTTCAGAAAGGGATTCCAATACCGTATCATTTCGTTATGAAATCTCTTGGTTTTGTTGCCTACGGTGGAGCTAGGGCTGACGAACAAGAATTATGTGTGAGTGAAAGGAAAAATGTCACTGAAAATTGCTGCAGCATTATGAATAGAATTATTAAATACCATTAATTTTAATGCTCAAGGATTTTTACATTGGTGATAGATGGTTAACATGATAAATTCcccattttcctttaaaattcagctaaaaaaaagtaaaattaagaaaaaagataataatgataagcaTTACCTACCTTGCAGCAGAAACACAGTTTCCCACCACAACCATCCTTCACCACGCCCTTAGGGCAATCGACCTCCTCCGGACGCAGGCTCCCGTCGGGCATGTTTCCTTAACGACGCAGTTCCTGGCGCAGCAGTACTTGTTCGTGTCGGGGCAGTAACTCACTAAGCGCGATCCAGGGCACTTCTCCGTCAGCCATTCGCCCTTGTAGTACTTGAGACACCTTCTGTCGTTGCAAGGCGATGCTGCAAGGGCGTGTAAGGGGATTTAAATGTGTGGGCATTGCAGATGCATCACTGAAGGgcgtttaattttcattttcttcagcaTCCAAAACATCAGGAAGGTGAACATTTAATGGAGGTGACTTTAAACTGAGATGGATTATAGCCAAAAAACATATAGAAACCAATCACAACAGAAGAGAGTTGAATATAGCATTAAATAGCCGGAGACCTCGTGAAAAACCCGAAGAGATTCGATCTTAAAGTATCAAAAGAAGCAAATCTTCTGATTGATCACAAATGATTTTAcaactatttataatatatcttgagTACTTttgattaatttcttattttcctaAAGTCCAGCTGGAAAAGGTACTAAAGATAAAGTGATCTCCAAAGTGGTTTGCTTTTGGAAAAAATTGCAATAACATAAAATTCCACGTAGATTAAGCGGTTTAAAATTTTAAGAGTATTTtgtttacaaagaaatatatcGGGCAGCAAAAAATTCACTTAATTCTCATGAAGAATATGAAATCTTCGTAGATAGCTGTTatagatttgatttttttttatgaaatcaacATTGAGCCAAATTGGCATGCTGCGGTGGGTTCCAAATACaatgaatttatttctctctctctcaccgcccCTAACCTCCGCTCACCCACaccgaaaaaataaatattcatgtaaaaaagaaaaaaaaaaaaaaaaaaaaacatacccttGGGTATTCCTAGGTGATCAAAAATGACACCATCGTTCCATTCTTCTGGATCAGCTGCACTGATTGTCATctgtcaaaagaacaaaagaattaAATTTCATTCGTAAAGGATAGAAACCTAAATCACCTTCGTATGTTAATAAAAAGTCAAGTTTCAGCTACCTGCTACcagagattaatttttttttaacttcagtaACGATAGGTATCGAAACTGGAATTCCATTTGTGATAAGAACAAAATTCAGATTGTTTCTGCTCTGTTGGTCATAACACCATCTCCTGTTATTCAGGAAATTAAAGTTTAATGACGGTATTGCTTGCAAATGAACTGACATATGATATGACAATTgttcaaaatgttaaaaaaaaactttctgtataaaataattaattgaaagtTAATTTGTAACCTGAGTATCCACaatacaaaaatcaaataaaaacaacaaataaggAGGTTTAAATAAAGGTAAATCAGCAAATTTATAAACAATGACAATTTTGAACATTGTTGAAGGGACAGCTTTATAGATATCATCATCTTAAGCATTAATTGtctgtgaatttatgaaatgtgagaaacacattttcataaatttaatattaaagaCATTAATTTCTAAGCCTCATCAGTGATTATTTTTTCACAAGAGTATAATAACAATTTAGACTAGCCCTGCAATATTATAATTGacttaaataagtaaatgaacaaaGAATCTATAGATAATTAGGGGATGGTGGAATTCAAAGGAATtatggataaaaatgtatttcacaTATTATGGCACTTGAACTTGGAAATCTTATACCAGAAGTGACGTAAGTAGAAAAGCCAAGTGTGCCCAAGTCTTCATTTGTAGACGGAAGTTCTTCTATCTGaaataaaaggttttattttttattttgttcacaggaacatatatatatatatatatatatatatatatatatatat
Coding sequences:
- the LOC135208274 gene encoding uncharacterized protein LOC135208274, whose product is MKTWAHLAFLLTSLLMTISAADPEEWNDGVIFDHLGIPKASPCNDRRCLKYYKGEWLTEKCPGSRLVSYCPDTNKYCCARNCVVKETCPTGACVRRRSIALRAW